A part of Agromyces protaetiae genomic DNA contains:
- a CDS encoding nitroreductase family protein encodes MTLVTELTSRKADTSAPLIDALVERWSPRAYDPAAEISTDTLRTIFEAARWAPSANNVQPWRFIVARRGTAAFTKIHDALMGFNQAWADSAAVLVVNLAETSDDEGKQRPWARYDLGQAVAHMTVQAQHEGLHTHQMGGFDGARIHADFDLAENIEVVSITAIGALGDVDALPRCSASAKSRRACARGSPSSSSSASKSTRAPARL; translated from the coding sequence ATGACCCTCGTCACCGAACTCACCTCGCGCAAGGCCGACACCTCGGCTCCCCTCATCGACGCGCTCGTCGAGCGTTGGAGCCCGCGCGCCTACGACCCCGCCGCCGAGATCTCGACCGACACCCTCCGCACGATCTTCGAGGCCGCACGCTGGGCGCCGTCGGCCAACAACGTGCAGCCCTGGCGCTTCATCGTCGCGCGCCGCGGCACGGCCGCCTTCACGAAGATCCACGACGCGCTCATGGGCTTCAACCAGGCGTGGGCCGACTCGGCGGCCGTGCTCGTCGTCAACCTCGCCGAGACCTCCGACGACGAGGGCAAGCAGCGCCCGTGGGCCCGTTACGATCTCGGTCAGGCGGTCGCGCACATGACGGTGCAGGCGCAGCACGAGGGCCTGCACACCCACCAGATGGGCGGCTTCGACGGGGCCCGCATCCACGCCGACTTCGACCTCGCCGAGAACATCGAGGTCGTCTCGATCACGGCGATCGGCGCGCTCGGCGACGTCGACGCCCTCCCGAGGTGCTCCGCGAGCGCGAAGTCGCGCCGCGCGTGCGCAAGGGGCTCGCCGAGCTCGTCATCGTCGGCGAGTAAGTCGACGCGGGCTCCCGCCCGCCTGTGA
- a CDS encoding threonine aldolase family protein — protein MTSQLHDLSFRGFASDNYSGVHPEVLAAIAAANGGHQIAYGEDAYTERLQEVFAQHFGEGGEAFPVFNGTGANVTGIQSMLPRWGAVVAASTAHINTDEGGAPERVAGIKILNVPTPDGKLTPELIDREAWGWGDEHRAQPLVVSITQTTELGTAYTADEIRAIADHAHERGMRLHMDGARISNAAASLGLPLRAFTRDAGVDVLSFGGTKNGALGAEAIVVLNPEASEGLKYLRKLNMQLSSKMRFVSAQLIALLEGDLWLRSASHANAMAARLRDALEARLASGDLHGLGFSQKTQSNGIFATLPAGVADTLRARGFKFYDWDAAKHEVRWMCSFDTTEQDIDAFVAAIGEELRRVA, from the coding sequence GGTGCTCGCCGCGATCGCGGCCGCCAACGGCGGGCACCAGATCGCGTACGGCGAAGACGCCTACACCGAGCGTCTGCAAGAGGTGTTCGCACAGCACTTCGGCGAAGGGGGCGAAGCGTTCCCCGTCTTCAACGGCACGGGTGCGAACGTCACCGGCATCCAGTCGATGCTGCCCCGCTGGGGCGCGGTCGTCGCGGCCTCGACGGCGCACATCAACACCGACGAGGGCGGCGCGCCCGAGCGCGTCGCGGGCATCAAGATCCTGAACGTGCCGACCCCCGACGGCAAGCTCACCCCCGAGCTCATCGACCGCGAGGCCTGGGGCTGGGGCGACGAGCACCGCGCGCAGCCGCTCGTCGTGTCGATCACGCAGACGACCGAGCTCGGCACGGCGTACACCGCCGACGAGATCCGGGCGATCGCCGACCACGCGCACGAGCGCGGCATGCGCCTGCACATGGACGGCGCCCGCATCTCGAACGCCGCCGCCTCGCTCGGCCTCCCGCTCCGCGCGTTCACGCGCGACGCCGGGGTCGACGTGCTGAGCTTCGGCGGCACCAAGAACGGTGCGCTCGGCGCCGAGGCGATCGTCGTGCTGAACCCCGAGGCATCCGAAGGCCTGAAGTACCTGCGGAAGCTCAACATGCAGCTCTCGAGCAAGATGCGCTTCGTGTCGGCGCAGCTCATCGCGCTCCTCGAGGGCGACCTGTGGCTGCGGAGCGCGTCGCACGCCAACGCCATGGCGGCACGTCTGCGTGACGCCCTCGAGGCGAGGCTCGCATCGGGCGACCTGCACGGGCTCGGCTTCAGCCAGAAGACGCAGTCGAACGGCATCTTCGCGACCCTGCCGGCGGGCGTCGCCGACACGCTCCGCGCGCGCGGCTTCAAGTTCTACGACTGGGATGCCGCGAAGCACGAGGTGCGCTGGATGTGCTCGTTCGACACGACCGAGCAAGACATCGACGCGTTCGTCGCGGCGATCGGCGAGGAGCTGCGGCGGGTCGCGTGA